Proteins encoded in a region of the Drosophila sechellia strain sech25 chromosome 2L, ASM438219v1, whole genome shotgun sequence genome:
- the LOC6613404 gene encoding F-box/LRR-repeat protein 15 isoform X2, with translation MCTLHPEEEAHLMAMASGEQPTRTASPRPMVTASSAAPRSLFDVCWDDVLIPRVAVYLSLKDLFNLRCCSRTAQRFVEAALEKRQELHLSGNNTQNIDVAFRVLARCCQRLEVLHLACCRWLTDELLLPLLANNKKRLWAVNLNECVNITALSLQPIIVECKELRVLKLSKCQWLTTGAVDALTLHQSKLVEFDISYCGAIGERCLIIFFRKLNKLTVLSLANTPSVTDQVLIQIGNYCRELEHINLIGCAAISDYGVHALTSSCPLLQSLMVQRCPLVTERVLAPLRGRVHIDRPGMGYMPTVQHHRLFLQV, from the exons ATGTGCACTCTGCATCccgaggaggaggcccacctgATGGCCATGGCCAGTGGAGAACAACCAACGCGCACGGCCAGTCCAAGGCCAATGGTCACCGCCTCCAGTGCAGCACCACGATCGCTGTTTGATGTCTGCTGGGACGATGTGCTCATTCCGAGGGTTGCCGTCTACCTGTCGCTCAAGGATCTCTTCAACCTGCGCTGCTGCTCCCGTACCGCACAACGCTTTGTGGAGGCTGCTCTGGAAAAAAGGCAGGAACTTCATCTCTCGGGGAACAACACACAGAATATCGACGTGGCCTTTCGAGTGCTGGCCCGATGTTGCCAACGATTGGAGGTGCTTCACCTAGCCTGCTGCCGATGGCTAACGGATgagctgttgctgccactgctggCCAACAACAAGAAACGCCTGTGGGCCGTCAACCTGAACGAATGCGTCAACATCACGGCCCTTTCCCTGCAGCCGATCATAGTGGAGTGCAAAGAGCTGCGCGTGCTCAAGTTGTCCAAGTGCCAGTGGCTGACCACCGGAGCGGTGGACGCTTTGACCCTGCATCAAAGCAAGCTGGTGGAGTTCGACATCTCCTATTGCGGTGCAATTGGCGAGCGCTGCTTGATTATCTTCTTTAGGAAACTGAACAAGCTTACCGTCCTGTCGCTCGCAAACACGCCCAGCGTCACCGACCAGGTGCTCATCCAGATCGGGAACTATTGCCGCGAACTGGAGCACATCAACCTGATCGGATGTGCGGCCATCTCCGACTATGGCGTGCA CGCCCTCACCTCGAGTTGCCCGCTGCTGCAGTCACTGATGGTGCAGCGCTGCCCATTGGTCACCGAGCGTGTGCTCGCCCCACTCCGTGGACGGGTCCACATCGATCGGCCCGGCATGGGCTACATGCCAACTGTGCAACATCACCGCCTGTTCCTGCAGGTTTGA
- the LOC6613404 gene encoding F-box/LRR-repeat protein 15 isoform X1 — protein sequence MCTLHPEEEAHLMAMASGEQPTRTASPRPMVTASSAAPRSLFDVCWDDVLIPRVAVYLSLKDLFNLRCCSRTAQRFVEAALEKRQELHLSGNNTQNIDVAFRVLARCCQRLEVLHLACCRWLTDELLLPLLANNKKRLWAVNLNECVNITALSLQPIIVECKELRVLKLSKCQWLTTGAVDALTLHQSKLVEFDISYCGAIGERCLIIFFRKLNKLTVLSLANTPSVTDQVLIQIGNYCRELEHINLIGCAAISDYGVHALTVHCLRLQTLLIRRCPRVTELSLAPLRQRRLYIDRPQPDVGLNAYNLNDFYPSDFLVY from the exons ATGTGCACTCTGCATCccgaggaggaggcccacctgATGGCCATGGCCAGTGGAGAACAACCAACGCGCACGGCCAGTCCAAGGCCAATGGTCACCGCCTCCAGTGCAGCACCACGATCGCTGTTTGATGTCTGCTGGGACGATGTGCTCATTCCGAGGGTTGCCGTCTACCTGTCGCTCAAGGATCTCTTCAACCTGCGCTGCTGCTCCCGTACCGCACAACGCTTTGTGGAGGCTGCTCTGGAAAAAAGGCAGGAACTTCATCTCTCGGGGAACAACACACAGAATATCGACGTGGCCTTTCGAGTGCTGGCCCGATGTTGCCAACGATTGGAGGTGCTTCACCTAGCCTGCTGCCGATGGCTAACGGATgagctgttgctgccactgctggCCAACAACAAGAAACGCCTGTGGGCCGTCAACCTGAACGAATGCGTCAACATCACGGCCCTTTCCCTGCAGCCGATCATAGTGGAGTGCAAAGAGCTGCGCGTGCTCAAGTTGTCCAAGTGCCAGTGGCTGACCACCGGAGCGGTGGACGCTTTGACCCTGCATCAAAGCAAGCTGGTGGAGTTCGACATCTCCTATTGCGGTGCAATTGGCGAGCGCTGCTTGATTATCTTCTTTAGGAAACTGAACAAGCTTACCGTCCTGTCGCTCGCAAACACGCCCAGCGTCACCGACCAGGTGCTCATCCAGATCGGGAACTATTGCCGCGAACTGGAGCACATCAACCTGATCGGATGTGCGGCCATCTCCGACTATGGCGTGCA CGCTTTGACAGTGCACTGTTTGCGGCTACAGACCTTGCTCATCCGCCGTTGTCCGCGGGTCACGGAACTCTCCTTGGCGCCGCTCCGCCAGCGGCGTCTTTACATCGATAGGCCACAGCCGGATGTGGGGCTCAACGCTTACAACTTGAACGACTTCTATCCCAGCGATTTCCTTGTTTACTAG
- the LOC6613402 gene encoding geranylgeranyl transferase type-1 subunit beta isoform X1 gives MSHHIDMEDRTDTEPVLLSKHAKNLLRFLNLLPARMASHDNTRSTIVFFAVCGLDVLNSLHLVPPQMRQDIIDWIYGGLVVPRDNEKKCGGFMGCRAMVPKTEDAEILECMRKYQWGHLAMTYTSLAVLVTLGDDLSRLDRKSIVDGVAAVQKPEGSFSACIDGSEDDMRFVYCAATICYMLDYWGDVNKETMFQFITRSLRYDYGFSQELEGEAHGGTTFCALAALHLSGQLHRLDATTVERMKRWLIFRQMDGFQGRPNKPVDTCYSFWIGASLCILDGFELTDYARNREFIMSTQDKLIGGFAKWPQATPDPFHTYLGLCGLAFTGEPGLSPVNPSLNMSMAAYAHLQHLHEQWRSADGRGDEELTSAFKQKLHLSKGAEASSSTTTSNSPLISAQ, from the exons ATGTCCCACCACATAGATATGGAAGACCGCACTGATACGGAGCCCGTGCTGCTCTCCAAGCACGCCAAGAATCTGCTCCGATTCCTTAATCTCCTGCCTGCTCGCATGGCCTCCCACGATAACACCAG GAGCACCATTGTGTTCTTCGCCGTCTGCGGCCTGGATGTGCTGAACTCATTGCATCTGGTGCCGCCACAAATGAGGCAGGACATCATTGACTGGATCTATGGAGGATTGGTGGTGCCACGCGACAACGAGAAAAAGTGCGGCGGTTTCATG GGCTGCCGCGCCATGGTGCCTAAAACCGAGGACGCCGAGATCTTGGAGTGCATGCGGAAGTATCAGTGGGGCCACTTGGCCATGACGTATACGAGTCTCGCAGTGCTGGTCACCCTGGGCGATGATTTGTCCCGTCTGGATCGGAAAAGCATTGTGGACGGAGTGGCTGCTGTTCAGAAGCCGGAGGGCAGTTTTAGCGCCTGCATCGATGGCAGCGAGGATGACATgcgttttgtttattgtgcCGCCACTATATGCTACATGCTGGACTACTGGGGCGATGTCAACAAGGAGACCATGTTTCAGTTCATCACTCGGAGCCTGCGATACGATTACGGTTTCAGCCAAGAGCTGGAGGGGGAGGCCCATGGCGGCACCACATTCTGTGCCTTGGCGGCGTTGCATCTTAGTGGACAACTGCATCGCCTGGATGCCACGACGGTGGAGCGAATGAAGCGTTGGCTCATTTTCCGGCAGATGGATGGATTCCAGGGACGCCCCAATAAGCCAGTGGATACGTGTTATTCCTTCTGGATTGGTGCATCGCTATGTATTCTGGACGGCTTCGAACTAACCGATTACGCCAGGAACCGAGAATTTATAATGAGCACACAGGATAAGCTAATTGGGGGCTTTGCCAAGTGGCCGCAAGCCACGCCTGATCCGTTTCACACATACCTCGGTCTCTGCGGACTGGCTTTCACGGGTGAACCTGGTCTAAGCCCTGTGAATCCCAGTTTGAACATGTCCATGGCCGCCTACGCTCACCTGCAGCATCTGCACGAGCAATGGCGGTCCGCAGATGGCCGAGGTGACGAGGAGCTTACCTCTGCATTCAAGCAAAAACTCCACCTGTCAAAGGGGGCCGAGGCGTCATCCTCTACAACTACCTCTAACTCGCCATTAATTTCAGCACAATGA
- the LOC6613405 gene encoding LOW QUALITY PROTEIN: serine protease 1 (The sequence of the model RefSeq protein was modified relative to this genomic sequence to represent the inferred CDS: inserted 1 base in 1 codon): MKVFLAILALAVASASAFDEKVFVKNLPKTTKIKGRVTNGYAAXEGKAPYTVGLGFSGGWWCGGSIIAHDWVLTAEHCIGDAATVIVYFGATWRTNAQFTHTVGNGNFIKHPNADIALIRIPHVDFWHMVNKVELPSYNDRYNNYNEWWAVACGWGGTYDGSPLPDWLQCVDVQIVHNEECGWTYGSVGDNVICTRTVDGKSICQGDSGGPLVTHDGSKLVGVSNFVSSNGCQSGAPAGFQRVTYHLDWIRDHTGISY, translated from the exons ATGAAGGTGTTCCTAGCTATCCTGGCTCTGGCCGTGGCTTCGGCCTCCGCCTTCGACGAGAAGGTCTTCGTCAAGAACCTGCCCAAGACCACCAAGATTAAGGGCCGTGTCACCAACGGATACGCCG CCGAGGGCAAGGCTCCCTACACTGTGGGTCTTGGCTTCAGCGGAGGCTGGTGGTGCGGTGGCTCCATCATCGCCCACGACTGGGTCCTGACTGCCGAGCACTGCATCGGAGATGCCGCTACCGTGATCGTTTACTTCGGTGCCACCTGGCGCACCAACGCCCAGTTCACCCACACCGTCGGCAACGGCAACTTCATCAAGCACCCCAACGCTGATATTGCCCTGATCCGCATCCCCCACGTCGACTTCTGGCACATGGTGAACAAGGTTGAGCTCCCCAGCTACAACGACCGTTACAACAACTACAACGAATGGTGGGCCGTCGCTTGCGGATGGGGTGGCACCTACGATGGCAGCCCACTGCCCGACTGGCTGCAGTGCGTCGACGTCCAGATCGTCCACAACGAAGAGTGCGGCTGGACCTACGGCAGCGTTGGCGACAACGTCATCTGCACCCGCACCGTCGACGGCAAGTCCATCTGCCAAGGTGACTCTGGCGGTCCCCTGGTCACACACGACGGCTCCAAGCTGGTGGGAGTTAGCAACTTCGTCTCCTCCAACGGCTGCCAGTCGGGTGCTCCTGCTGGATTCCAGCGCGTCACCTACCACTTGGACTGGATCCGCGACCACACTGGCATCTCTTACTAA
- the LOC6613402 gene encoding geranylgeranyl transferase type-1 subunit beta isoform X2, whose amino-acid sequence MEDRTDTEPVLLSKHAKNLLRFLNLLPARMASHDNTRSTIVFFAVCGLDVLNSLHLVPPQMRQDIIDWIYGGLVVPRDNEKKCGGFMGCRAMVPKTEDAEILECMRKYQWGHLAMTYTSLAVLVTLGDDLSRLDRKSIVDGVAAVQKPEGSFSACIDGSEDDMRFVYCAATICYMLDYWGDVNKETMFQFITRSLRYDYGFSQELEGEAHGGTTFCALAALHLSGQLHRLDATTVERMKRWLIFRQMDGFQGRPNKPVDTCYSFWIGASLCILDGFELTDYARNREFIMSTQDKLIGGFAKWPQATPDPFHTYLGLCGLAFTGEPGLSPVNPSLNMSMAAYAHLQHLHEQWRSADGRGDEELTSAFKQKLHLSKGAEASSSTTTSNSPLISAQ is encoded by the exons ATGGAAGACCGCACTGATACGGAGCCCGTGCTGCTCTCCAAGCACGCCAAGAATCTGCTCCGATTCCTTAATCTCCTGCCTGCTCGCATGGCCTCCCACGATAACACCAG GAGCACCATTGTGTTCTTCGCCGTCTGCGGCCTGGATGTGCTGAACTCATTGCATCTGGTGCCGCCACAAATGAGGCAGGACATCATTGACTGGATCTATGGAGGATTGGTGGTGCCACGCGACAACGAGAAAAAGTGCGGCGGTTTCATG GGCTGCCGCGCCATGGTGCCTAAAACCGAGGACGCCGAGATCTTGGAGTGCATGCGGAAGTATCAGTGGGGCCACTTGGCCATGACGTATACGAGTCTCGCAGTGCTGGTCACCCTGGGCGATGATTTGTCCCGTCTGGATCGGAAAAGCATTGTGGACGGAGTGGCTGCTGTTCAGAAGCCGGAGGGCAGTTTTAGCGCCTGCATCGATGGCAGCGAGGATGACATgcgttttgtttattgtgcCGCCACTATATGCTACATGCTGGACTACTGGGGCGATGTCAACAAGGAGACCATGTTTCAGTTCATCACTCGGAGCCTGCGATACGATTACGGTTTCAGCCAAGAGCTGGAGGGGGAGGCCCATGGCGGCACCACATTCTGTGCCTTGGCGGCGTTGCATCTTAGTGGACAACTGCATCGCCTGGATGCCACGACGGTGGAGCGAATGAAGCGTTGGCTCATTTTCCGGCAGATGGATGGATTCCAGGGACGCCCCAATAAGCCAGTGGATACGTGTTATTCCTTCTGGATTGGTGCATCGCTATGTATTCTGGACGGCTTCGAACTAACCGATTACGCCAGGAACCGAGAATTTATAATGAGCACACAGGATAAGCTAATTGGGGGCTTTGCCAAGTGGCCGCAAGCCACGCCTGATCCGTTTCACACATACCTCGGTCTCTGCGGACTGGCTTTCACGGGTGAACCTGGTCTAAGCCCTGTGAATCCCAGTTTGAACATGTCCATGGCCGCCTACGCTCACCTGCAGCATCTGCACGAGCAATGGCGGTCCGCAGATGGCCGAGGTGACGAGGAGCTTACCTCTGCATTCAAGCAAAAACTCCACCTGTCAAAGGGGGCCGAGGCGTCATCCTCTACAACTACCTCTAACTCGCCATTAATTTCAGCACAATGA